CCGTTAAAGCCTTTTTTAAAATGTGACAGGATACACACCTTTTATTGACTGGTGGTCTAGAGAAAGTACTACGAATATATGATTTGAATCGTCCCGATGCACCTCCAAGAGAAGTGGATAAATCCCCCGGTTCAGTTAGAACTGTTACATGGCTTCATAGTGATCAGACCATACTAAGTTCTTGCACTGACATGGGAGGGGTCAGGTATTAATCACTGGCTCTTATTCCACCCTGTCAAAGTGCATGAATGGGAtgtcttttattattaattatctgGATATTTGGCAAGTTCTTCTCAAGTTTAGTCGTTGTCATACAGGTTATGGGATGTGAGAAGTGGCCAAATAGTTCAAACACTTGAAACCAAGTCATCAGTGACCAGTGCAGAAGTTAGTCAGGATGGACGATATATCACAACTGCTGATGGGTCGACTGTCAAATTTTGGGATGCTAATCAGTAAGTGTAACGCTTAAGCAGTGTTACTATTACATTATCCATTCTCCTTgtggttttattttattttgtttttgttttttgttctctttttaGCTTTGGCTTAGTCAAGAGCTACAACATGCCTTGTACTGTTGAATCTGCTTCCCTGGAACCAAAGTATGGGATGAAGTTCATTGCCGGCGGAGAGGATATGTGGATCCATGTATTTGATTTTCATACTGGTGATGAGATTGGTATGAATCCATATCATTCTTTTATCTTCTTGTTTgccaaaaatattttattccGTGAGTTGTTGAAGAAGGCCTTCATTTTTAACTATCGATGCAGCATGTAATAAAGGTCATCATGGACCTGTACATTGCCTGCGCTTTGCGCCCGGTGGGGAATCCTATGCCTCTGGATCTGAGGATGGAACCATTAGGATATGGCAGACTGGTCCTTTAACTCATGACGACTCGGATGAAGCCACCTTGGTCAATGGATCTATTGGTAAAGTGAAGGTAAGTGCCGATGAGGTCTCGCGCAAGATCGAGGGCTTCAACATCGCAGATGAGGGGAAGGCCagagagaaggagaaggaggagACAGGAAATGAGTGAAATCGTTTCTCCATTGCCAGAGAGAAGGAGGAGGAGACAAGAAATGAGTGAAATCGTTTCTCCATTGCTTGATGATTTGATGCCGCAAAGCGTTCGAGGTTTATATCATCGTATACAGTTCATCTTTTGTGAGATATGGACTTCGCTGATTTTTGTATACAGTTTTAGTCGATTCTGCAGATATGGGTGTGAACTTGTCTCAAGTGAACGCGTTTTTGTTATGACATTGTCTTCAACGTTTTATATTTTTGAGATTTTTAGATTTGTTAACCATTGTGATTGTAGCAAGAACCACGTTATGAGCAATTATGTGAAGGAAAGGCTGGTCTTGACTACAATTCAGGACCAATCTCCTTGAGTTTGGCAAACCAACCTTCTTGTAGTCAAGCTAAGTCAAAAAtctaaataaaattgaaaatttccAAGATATGGGTTTTTGGTTTTCtgttgaatatttttatgattttacaAGATTTCAAGGAcaactattttgttttgctcAATCAAAAGCAGGGGTTATATTCTAGAAAAATTACTCAGTTTCTTTGAATTTGgaattaattttacaaaattcgttttggttttttgaaattttggtgaAGAGCGTTGAGTAAGTGCTATTACAGTTTTAGGGTGCAGTTTACTTTCAACTTGGGGATCTC
The sequence above is drawn from the Cucumis melo cultivar AY chromosome 2, USDA_Cmelo_AY_1.0, whole genome shotgun sequence genome and encodes:
- the LOC103502721 gene encoding uncharacterized protein LOC103502721; amino-acid sequence: MDKKRVAIPLVCHGHSRPVVDLFYSPVTPDGFFLISASKDSNPMLRNGETGDWIGTFEGHKGAVWSCCLDTNALRAATGSADFSAKVWDALTGDVLHSFEHKHIVRACSFSEDTHLLLTGGLEKVLRIYDLNRPDAPPREVDKSPGSVRTVTWLHSDQTILSSCTDMGGVRLWDVRSGQIVQTLETKSSVTSAEVSQDGRYITTADGSTVKFWDANHFGLVKSYNMPCTVESASLEPKYGMKFIAGGEDMWIHVFDFHTGDEIACNKGHHGPVHCLRFAPGGESYASGSEDGTIRIWQTGPLTHDDSDEATLVNGSIGKVKVSADEVSRKIEGFNIADEGKAREKEKEETGNE